One window from the genome of Desulfuromonadaceae bacterium encodes:
- a CDS encoding zinc-ribbon domain-containing protein, with protein sequence MIIECPECQARFKLADEKIKPEGTKVRCSKCKHVFTVNASAPAPTPAPAPPEPAPVQEPVPVQRSDDGHDDSSLAFDIDVDDHAPSDDFADDTGTSADAMTESSGDFDFDFDDSSAAKDPFAEGDSAEDFTFGAPGESADDFAFTEEEPAGNEDAGLTTSGASDDAFGFKLDSDDTPTLPADSADEAEGDNFSFEEEKGGFDFGFDDEEPPAPPQKDAAGGEEFSFGDDDSFAGIEISGSASLETAPDEAEDESRVSSGLSEDTHFADNFSEPRREREAAPERPPQRQSAIGTFFKLLLLLFVLGIAGAGGYFYWLDGTLDIARIQQRIEVLLGNATAEEDKIKIRLSELNGYFVDNAGEGQLFVVEGKATNAYPDTRSALAVKGVIYGANGEILRYTKVYCGNPLAPKDLQTLSWDKIKSKMENPFGDTMTNSEVTSGKTLAFTIVFKNLPENLTEFSVEPLKAEK encoded by the coding sequence ATGATCATTGAATGCCCGGAATGTCAGGCACGTTTTAAACTCGCCGACGAAAAGATCAAGCCGGAAGGGACAAAAGTCCGCTGCTCCAAATGCAAACACGTTTTCACCGTCAATGCATCAGCGCCCGCACCAACGCCCGCTCCCGCCCCCCCCGAACCTGCTCCGGTTCAGGAACCGGTCCCTGTCCAAAGGAGTGACGATGGACATGATGATTCTTCCCTGGCGTTCGACATTGACGTAGATGATCATGCGCCGTCCGATGATTTTGCTGACGACACAGGCACATCGGCAGACGCAATGACCGAGTCAAGCGGTGATTTTGATTTTGATTTTGATGACAGCAGCGCCGCCAAAGATCCTTTTGCAGAGGGCGATTCCGCAGAGGATTTTACCTTCGGCGCCCCTGGGGAGTCTGCCGACGACTTTGCTTTTACCGAGGAAGAACCGGCAGGCAATGAAGACGCGGGACTCACCACGAGTGGCGCGAGCGATGATGCCTTCGGCTTCAAATTGGACAGCGACGATACACCAACCCTCCCGGCGGACAGTGCGGATGAAGCGGAGGGTGATAATTTTTCTTTTGAAGAAGAGAAAGGTGGCTTTGACTTCGGTTTTGACGATGAAGAACCCCCTGCCCCGCCTCAAAAAGACGCCGCTGGCGGCGAAGAATTTTCGTTCGGCGACGATGACTCGTTCGCCGGTATCGAAATAAGTGGTTCCGCTTCGCTTGAGACGGCCCCCGACGAAGCGGAGGATGAGAGTCGCGTCAGCTCCGGGCTTTCCGAAGACACCCACTTTGCAGACAACTTCAGCGAACCGCGCAGAGAGCGCGAAGCAGCTCCGGAGCGCCCCCCGCAACGCCAGAGTGCCATCGGCACCTTCTTCAAACTTCTGCTCTTGCTGTTCGTACTCGGTATTGCCGGTGCAGGGGGCTACTTCTACTGGCTGGACGGCACGCTTGATATCGCCAGGATTCAGCAGCGCATCGAGGTTCTGCTCGGCAACGCCACGGCGGAAGAGGATAAAATCAAAATTCGCCTGAGCGAATTAAACGGTTACTTTGTTGACAATGCCGGTGAAGGGCAGCTGTTTGTCGTCGAGGGCAAAGCAACCAACGCATATCCCGACACGCGCTCGGCGCTCGCTGTCAAAGGGGTCATTTATGGCGCCAACGGAGAAATTTTACGTTACACCAAGGTTTATTGCGGCAATCCGCTTGCCCCGAAAGATCTGCAGACGCTCTCCTGGGATAAAATTAAATCAAAAATGGAGAACCCGTTCGGTGACACGATGACTAATTCAGAGGTCACCTCCGGGAAAACCCTCGCGTTTACGATTGTTTTCAAAAATCTTCCCGAAAACTTGACTGAATTTTCAGTCGAACCGCTCAAAGCCGAGAAATAG
- a CDS encoding 4Fe-4S binding protein, with translation MAHVITDECINCAACADACPVDAISEGTDKHVIDADTCTDCGACKDTCPVGAIEG, from the coding sequence TTGGCTCACGTAATTACTGATGAATGTATCAATTGCGCCGCTTGTGCCGATGCCTGTCCGGTCGACGCGATCAGCGAAGGTACCGACAAACACGTGATTGATGCTGACACTTGCACTGATTGTGGTGCTTGCAAAGATACCTGCCCGGTTGGCGCCATCGAGGGTTGA
- a CDS encoding acetate kinase: MDILALNCGSSSVKYQLFDWEKKEIIAKGMVERVTIGDSFIIHEVPGRETYREEYECPDHKVAIHLIIKTLSDREYGVVTDMSKISAVGHRVVHGGEKFTCSVRISEEVLDAIKDVQHLAPLHNPPNISGIEAAQAVLPDVPHIAIFDTAFHQTMPEYAYTYPLPHEWYEKYGVRRYGFHGTSHLYVSKRAAVMLGKAAQDCNLITMHIGNGVSHTAIKGGISIDTSMGLTPLEGAVMGTRCGDIDPAIPMFIQQQENLSAKEIDSILNKKSGILGITGQYTDRRDVIEGAEKGGCPRCQLALDIEGYRLKKYIGSYLAATGKLDAVVFTAGVGEMGWKIREIALEGLEHLGIIVDKEVNRNTMTRKRESVITTPDSPIKVFVIPTNEELVFTEDVVAILEGTYTDHMKYPYTFASSDFQL, encoded by the coding sequence ATGGATATTCTGGCACTGAACTGCGGAAGTTCTTCCGTCAAATACCAATTATTTGACTGGGAAAAAAAAGAAATTATCGCCAAGGGGATGGTTGAGCGCGTAACGATTGGTGATTCGTTTATCATTCACGAAGTTCCCGGTCGCGAAACCTACCGTGAAGAGTATGAATGCCCGGATCACAAGGTCGCAATTCATTTGATTATCAAAACTCTCAGTGACCGGGAATACGGCGTTGTCACTGATATGAGCAAGATTTCCGCCGTTGGACACCGGGTTGTTCACGGTGGCGAAAAATTCACCTGTTCAGTACGCATCTCGGAAGAAGTTCTTGATGCGATCAAAGATGTCCAGCACCTGGCCCCGTTGCACAATCCGCCGAACATCTCCGGGATTGAGGCGGCCCAGGCGGTCCTGCCCGATGTCCCGCATATTGCGATTTTCGACACCGCGTTCCATCAAACCATGCCGGAATATGCCTACACCTACCCGCTGCCGCACGAATGGTATGAAAAGTACGGTGTACGCCGTTACGGGTTTCACGGCACCAGCCATCTCTATGTCTCCAAACGTGCGGCAGTGATGCTCGGCAAGGCGGCGCAAGACTGCAACCTCATCACCATGCACATCGGCAACGGTGTTTCCCACACCGCCATCAAAGGCGGTATATCGATCGACACCTCGATGGGGCTTACGCCTCTGGAAGGGGCGGTCATGGGCACGCGCTGCGGCGACATTGACCCGGCAATTCCGATGTTCATCCAGCAGCAGGAAAATCTTTCCGCCAAAGAAATCGATTCGATCCTCAACAAGAAATCGGGCATCCTCGGTATCACCGGCCAGTATACTGACCGCCGTGATGTGATTGAAGGGGCCGAAAAGGGCGGCTGCCCGCGTTGCCAGCTGGCCCTTGACATTGAGGGCTACCGCCTCAAAAAATATATTGGCTCGTACCTGGCCGCGACCGGAAAACTCGATGCTGTCGTTTTTACCGCCGGTGTCGGCGAAATGGGATGGAAAATTCGCGAGATTGCCCTCGAGGGACTTGAGCACCTGGGTATTATTGTCGACAAGGAAGTCAATCGTAACACCATGACCCGCAAGCGCGAGAGTGTCATCACCACACCAGATTCCCCAATCAAGGTCTTCGTTATTCCAACCAACGAAGAGCTGGTCTTCACCGAGGATGTTGTCGCCATCCTCGAAGGGACCTATACCGATCACATGAAATATCCCTACACCTTCGCGAGTAGCGATTTCCAACTCTGA
- the pta gene encoding phosphate acetyltransferase → MHLVDQIKAKARANRQTVVLPEGYDERMVEAAGKIVADGLANVVLLGNVAALQAKAAELGASLEGVELIDPKSATTLDVYAADLCEIRKKKKLTTDDAKKLLTGEDNLYFGAMMVQKGDAGGMVAGAFNTTGDVLRAAFQVIGTAAGMKTVSSVFLMVTKTPEFGVNGTLCFADCAVNPNPDAQALAEIAVATASSCKSFLGVDAKVAMLSFSTKGSAKHEDADKVLEALRIAKELAPDLQIDGELQADAALLPKVGAKKAPGSLVAGQANTLVFPDLDSGNIGYKLVERLAGAEAVGPIIQGLAKPVNDLSRGCSVDDIISVAAITAVQAQG, encoded by the coding sequence ATGCATCTAGTTGACCAGATTAAAGCAAAAGCAAGAGCAAATCGTCAGACTGTCGTGTTGCCGGAGGGCTACGACGAGCGCATGGTCGAGGCGGCGGGGAAGATTGTCGCCGACGGGCTGGCCAATGTTGTCCTGCTCGGCAACGTTGCCGCGTTGCAGGCCAAAGCGGCAGAGCTCGGTGCGTCGCTTGAAGGGGTCGAATTAATTGACCCGAAGAGTGCCACCACCCTGGATGTTTATGCGGCGGACCTTTGCGAAATCCGCAAAAAAAAGAAACTGACTACAGATGACGCAAAAAAACTTCTGACGGGGGAAGACAATCTTTATTTCGGAGCCATGATGGTTCAGAAAGGGGATGCGGGGGGGATGGTTGCCGGGGCGTTCAATACCACCGGTGATGTGCTGCGGGCGGCCTTTCAGGTGATCGGTACGGCTGCCGGGATGAAAACCGTGTCTTCGGTTTTTCTGATGGTTACCAAAACGCCGGAATTCGGTGTGAACGGTACCTTGTGCTTCGCCGATTGTGCGGTGAACCCGAACCCCGACGCCCAGGCGCTGGCCGAGATCGCGGTGGCGACGGCGAGCAGTTGCAAGAGCTTCCTCGGGGTTGACGCGAAGGTCGCCATGCTTTCGTTCTCGACCAAAGGAAGCGCCAAGCATGAGGATGCCGACAAGGTTCTCGAGGCGCTGCGCATCGCCAAAGAGCTTGCACCTGATTTACAAATTGACGGCGAATTGCAGGCCGATGCGGCGTTGTTGCCGAAGGTTGGCGCCAAGAAGGCCCCTGGTTCGTTAGTGGCGGGGCAGGCGAACACACTGGTCTTCCCCGATCTTGATTCGGGAAATATCGGCTACAAACTGGTCGAGCGCCTCGCCGGGGCGGAGGCCGTTGGCCCGATTATTCAGGGGTTGGCCAAGCCGGTGAATGATCTGTCGCGCGGTTGTTCGGTGGATGATATTATCTCGGTCGCGGCGATCACCGCGGTACAGGCGCAGGGCTGA
- a CDS encoding energy transducer TonB, which translates to MNLKQHHTLFLWGFLILSLLLHLLALQFLPGVRMSPPTVQEKPVFVEIRSVEPRKIELDVEPDKQLDIPRDRPAKRLGPINQVVAVETAPQGDSFEDTTPFSAAPQTQETEVGHTGAPQSGLPSPPTPEADRKTGEARPDSALTSPPKPEGVAALDPKSYLQLADATAVATLGKEARRARRDDMREGEYLHFDLQNDLLSSFFYRFRDNIRMVWNYPVAAGERGQEGVALLGIRINRDGSVADVKLLRSSGYAILDETAIGAVRRGAPYGEFPSHYQQEFLEFSVSFIYQISGQRRDVN; encoded by the coding sequence ATGAACCTGAAACAACATCACACTCTTTTTCTGTGGGGGTTTCTTATCCTCTCACTGCTGCTCCACCTTCTGGCATTGCAATTCTTGCCGGGGGTCAGGATGTCGCCACCAACGGTGCAGGAAAAACCGGTCTTTGTTGAAATTCGTTCCGTGGAGCCGCGCAAAATCGAGCTTGATGTCGAACCGGATAAGCAACTCGATATCCCCCGCGACCGACCGGCCAAACGTCTCGGCCCAATCAATCAGGTGGTCGCCGTCGAAACCGCCCCCCAAGGCGACTCCTTTGAAGATACCACACCATTTTCCGCCGCGCCCCAGACCCAAGAGACGGAGGTCGGGCACACCGGCGCACCGCAATCCGGTCTGCCGTCGCCGCCCACCCCTGAGGCCGACCGGAAAACGGGCGAAGCACGCCCTGACAGCGCGCTGACCAGCCCGCCAAAACCGGAGGGAGTTGCGGCCCTCGACCCGAAATCGTATCTGCAACTTGCTGATGCAACCGCTGTCGCCACCCTTGGCAAGGAAGCGCGCCGCGCCCGGCGCGACGACATGCGCGAAGGGGAATATCTGCATTTCGACCTGCAAAACGACCTGCTCAGCTCATTTTTTTACCGCTTTCGCGATAATATCCGCATGGTTTGGAACTACCCGGTTGCTGCGGGAGAGCGCGGGCAGGAAGGGGTGGCACTGCTGGGCATCCGCATCAACCGCGACGGCAGCGTCGCCGACGTGAAACTGCTTCGTTCTTCCGGTTATGCCATCCTCGATGAAACCGCCATTGGTGCAGTGCGGCGCGGTGCCCCTTACGGTGAGTTTCCCTCCCATTATCAGCAGGAATTTCTGGAATTCTCCGTCTCTTTTATTTATCAGATTTCCGGACAACGCCGCGATGTCAACTGA